One Lutra lutra chromosome 7, mLutLut1.2, whole genome shotgun sequence DNA window includes the following coding sequences:
- the UBL7 gene encoding ubiquitin-like protein 7, with protein sequence MSLSDWHLAVKLADQPLAPKSILQLPESELGEYSLGGYSISFLKQLIAGKLQESVPDPELIDLIYCGRKLKDDQTLDFYGIQPGSTVHVLRKSWPEPDQKPEPVDKVAALREFRVLHTALHSSSSYREAVFKMLGNKESLDQIIVATPGLSSDPIALGVLQDKDLFSVFADPSMLDTLVPAHPALVNAIVLVLHSVAGSTPLPGADSSSRSAPSSSYRDMPGGFLFEGLSDDEDDFHPSSRSTPSSSTPSSRPASLGYSGAAGPRPITQSELATALALASTPESSSHTPTPGTQGHSSGTSPMSSGVQSGTPITNDLFSQALQHALQASGQPSLQSQWQPQLQQLRDMGIQDDELSLRALQATGGDIQAALELIFAGGAP encoded by the exons ATGTCTCTCTCAGATTGGCACCTGGCGGTGAAGCTGGCTGACCAGCCACTTGCCCCAAAGTCTATTCTCCAGTTGCCAGAGTCAGAGCTGGGTGAATACTCTCTGGGGGGCTACAGTATTTCATTTCTGAAGCAGCTCATTGCTGGCAAACTCCAGGAGTCGGTTCCAGACCCTGAGCTGATTG ATCTGATATACTGTGGCCGGAAGCTTAAAGATGACCAGACCCTTGACTTCTACGGCATTCAACCTGGCTCCACAGTCCATGTTCTGCGGAAGTCCTGGCCCGAGCCTGATCAGAAACCAG aacctgtggACAAAGTGGCTGCCCTGAGGGAGTTCCGGGTGCTGCATACCGCCCTGCACAGCAGCTCGTCCTACAGGGAGGCG GTCTTCAAGATGCTGGGCAATAAGGAGTCTCTGGATCAGATCATTGTGGCCACGCCGGGCCTCAGCAGTGACCCTATTGCTCTCG GCGTTCTCCAGGACAAGGACCTCTTCTCTGTCTTCGCTGATCCCAGCATGCTTGATAC GTTGGTGCCTGCTCACCCAGCCCTGGTCAATGCCATCGTCCTGGTCCTGCACTCGGTGGCTGGCAGCACCCCGCTGCCGGGAGCCGACTCCTCTTCGCGGAGCGCACCCTCCAGCTCATATCGGGACATGCCCG GTGGCTTCCTGTTCGAAGGGCTCTCTGATGATGAGGACGACTTTCACCCA AGCTCCAGGTCCACGCCCTCTAGCAGCACACCCAGCTCGCGCCCAGCCTCCTTGGGGTACAGTGGAGCTGCCGGCCCCCGGCCCATCACCCAGAGTGAGCTGGCCACCGCCCTAGCCCTGGCCAGCACTCCAGAGAGCAGCTCTCACACACCGACTCCTGGCACGCAG GGCCATTCCTCAGGGACCTCGCCGATGTCTTCTGGGGTCCAGTCAGGGACGCCCATCACCAACGATCTCTTCAGCCAAGCCCTACAGCATGCCCTTCAGGCCTCGGGGCAACCCAGCCTTCAG AGCCAGTGGCAGCCTCAGCTGCAGCAGCTACGTGACATGGGCATCCAGGACGACGAGCTGAGCCTGCGGGCCCTGCAGGCCACAGGCGGCGACATCCAGGCGGCCCTGGAGCTCATCTTCGCCGGCGGAGCCCCATGA